The following proteins come from a genomic window of Montipora capricornis isolate CH-2021 unplaced genomic scaffold, ASM3666992v2 scaffold_492, whole genome shotgun sequence:
- the LOC138036627 gene encoding uncharacterized protein has translation MVQTIEEVKTWLTDNGFAAYTSNFSENEIDGEALLCLTERCLETLIPVMGHRVKFLKLLANLRDKKRTQPSCSGHVPETGDTLETNDCEPANSLEVSRGNDPQANSLPREKKKSKHSLENKRRQRSSRNKRKREEKKLMKRGLIALIQELKQDNESLHKKFNVEIAIKEKYFEMWRESEKEKDRLKTSKLVFNGFHQKLAKEHSSTISSEILKIDPSLLQDVEGIGELGKGRFGTVFLKKFRSSPVAVKYFESCTTSKAVEREALFLKQCCHINLPLIYGMNNTQRPFYIVTQFYGREDLKPVTLRGVIQRESADISVSGVESWLHIIMQLCDGLCYLHDKTVIHNDIKNDNIVIVRGSSGFFSPVLIDFGKACLISEARKKKLSQEEKNRSEPTVSATPKGAAVILNAKLPWPAKIDLPTNFRPEVARALLEKDRGKFTSKMRKSFIARIYEYFARYTLYPTKHQLTEIAQLVVKEYLFLKDTSVGTGYDSWLAQLYEKFRNERKSIRDDPEVVLHSKRKRQNSDLHPVPLKLRRGGINWEPPFPEGEDEVSMERHKEALKTEMRRRAPNWDKVGKSMALTFPDRRRQMNQKVALADLREEYPALFDFKQIIAEFERILGMDTSILASFRANFSQAANQIITLGKAKESKKKCGIAEYLLLLEGDYEDDDPCDNTLGKTDSFLEKRSLIKTDKAFVLIVE, from the exons atggtccaAACTATTGAAGAGGTCAAGACTTGGCTGACAGACAACGGCTTTGCAGCCTATACTTCAAATTTTTCGG aAAATGAGATAGATGGGGAGGCACTCCTGTGCCTCACAGAAAGGTGCTTGGAAACTCTGATCCCAGTTATGGGTCACCGAGTTAAGTTTCTAAAATTGTTAGCTAACCTTCGTGACAAGAAAAGGACACAACCATCATGCAGTGGGCATGTACCTGAGACAGGTGACACCTTGGAGACCAATGACTGTGAACCAGCCAATTCCTTAGAGGTTTCAAGAGGCAATGATCCTCAGGCTAATAGTCTGCCAAG agagaagaaaaaaagtaaacactccttggaaaacaaaagaagacaacGCTCATCCCGCAACAAACGAAAAAGGGAAGAGAAGAAGCTTATGAAACGAGGATTGATTGCCTTAATTCAAGAGTTAAAGCAAGATAATGAATCTCTTCATAAAAAATTTAATGTGGAGATagcaatcaaagaaaaatacttTGAAATGTGGAGAGAATCTGAGAAGGAAAAGGATAGGCTGAAAACATCTAAGTTGGTTTTTAATGGTTTTCATCAAAAATTAGCCAAGGAACATAGTTCAACTATATCTTCAGAAATCTTAAAAATAGATCCAAGTTTACTTCAAGATGTCGAAGGGATAGGCGAGCTGGGTAAGGGAAGATTTGGAACTGtctttttgaagaaatttagATCTTCTCCAGTAGCTGTGAAATATTTTGAGTCCTGCACTACATCTAAAGCAGTTGAAAGGGAAGCACTGTTTTTAAAGCAGTGTTGCCACATCAATTTGCCATTGATATATGGTATGAACAACACTCAGAGGCCATTTTACATTGTCACTCAGTTCTACGGAAGGGAAGACTTAAAACCAGTTACGTTGAGAGGTGTTATCCAAAGAGAAAGTGCAGACATATCAGTATCAGGGGTAGAAAGCTGGCTTCACATTATAATGCAGCTTTGTGATGGCCTTTGCTATTTACATGACAAGACAGTCATTCACAATGACATTAAGAATGACAACATTGTAATTGTAAGGGGTTCCTCTGGATTTTTTTCACCAGTGCTTATTGATTTTGGCAAAGCATGTTTAATTAGtgaggcaagaaaaaaaaaactttcacaagaagaaaaaaatag GAGTGAACCAACTGTCAGTGCAACTCCAAAAGGTGCAGCTGTAATTCTCAATGCAAAGCTCCCGTGGCCTGCAAAAATTGATTTACCTACCAATTTTAGGCCAGAAGTGGCAAGAGCATTGCTAGAGAAAGATCGAGGGAAATTTACTTCGAAGATGAGAAAGAGCTTTATTGCCCGGATTTATGAATATTTTGCAAGATATACCCT TTATCCCACAAAACATCAACTTActgagatagctcagttggtggtTAAGGAGTATCTGTTCTTAAAAGACACATCAGTTGGGACTGGATAT gaCTCCTGGCTTGCACAGCTGTATGAAAAGTTCAGAAATGAACGAAAATCTATTCGTGATGATCCTGAGGTTGTCCTGCATAGCAAAAGGAAAAGGCAAAACTCAGACTTGCATCCTGTCCCTCTAAAGTTAAGGAGGGGTGGAATCAATTGGGAGCCACCCTTTCCTGAGGGAGAGGATGAAGTGTCAATGGAGAGGCATAAAGAAGCTCTCAAAACTGAAATGCGCCGTAGAGCACCAAATTGGGATAAGGTGGGAAAGAGCATGGCACTCACTTTCCCTGATCGAAGACGGCAAATGAACCAAAAAGTTGCACTTGCTGATTTGCGGGAAGAATATCCTGCCTTATTTGATTTTAAACAG atTATAGCTGAATTTGAGCGCATCTTGGGCATGGACACAAGTATTCTTGCATCATTCCGAGCCAATTTCTCACAGGCTGCAAACCAAATAATCACTCTTGGGAAAgccaaagaaagcaaaaagaaatgtGGCATTGCAGAATACTTGCTGCTCCTGGAGGGAGATTACGAAGATGATGACCCATGTGACAACACACTTGGTAAGACTGATTCTTTTTTAGAGAAACGTTCTCTTATAAAGACTGACAAAGCTTTTGTCTTAATTGTGGAATAA